The following proteins are co-located in the Desulfatirhabdium butyrativorans DSM 18734 genome:
- a CDS encoding anthranilate synthase component II: MILMIDNYDSFTYNLIQYLEQLGADVRVARNDAIGIADIERMQPNGIVISPGPGRPESAGIILDAIRHFSGRIPMLGVCLGHQAIGMAFGARVGYAKALKHGKVSMISSDGKHLYRGIQGPFQAMRYHSLAVLRNDFPDCLEITSESEDGEIMGLRHREHPTEGIQFHPESKMTHVGKRMLRNFLTMSGEIEGLALAA; this comes from the coding sequence ATGATTCTGATGATCGACAACTACGACTCCTTTACCTACAACCTGATCCAGTATCTCGAACAACTGGGCGCCGATGTCCGGGTGGCCCGAAACGACGCCATCGGCATCGCCGACATCGAGCGGATGCAGCCCAACGGGATCGTCATCTCGCCCGGGCCGGGAAGGCCGGAATCCGCGGGCATCATCCTCGATGCCATCCGCCATTTCTCGGGCCGCATCCCCATGCTCGGGGTCTGCCTGGGCCACCAGGCCATCGGCATGGCCTTCGGGGCAAGGGTCGGCTATGCCAAGGCGCTCAAGCACGGGAAGGTCTCGATGATCAGCTCAGACGGGAAACACCTGTACCGGGGTATCCAGGGCCCTTTCCAGGCCATGCGCTACCATTCGCTCGCCGTTCTCCGCAACGATTTCCCGGATTGTCTGGAAATCACCTCCGAATCCGAAGATGGTGAAATCATGGGGCTGCGGCACAGGGAGCATCCCACGGAAGGCATTCAATTTCATCCGGAATCCAAAATGACCCATGTCGGGAAGCGGATGCTGCGCAATTTTCTGACGATGAGCGGCGAAATCGAAGGTCTTGCCCTTGCGGCATGA